The genomic DNA CCTAGCAAGGAGACCTGGAgagagtacggagtactggcTTTGATACTGCTTGTTACTAGTTACACTGGCGCTTAATGGGGATGCAACGGAAAAAAGAGTATTGAATTAGCGCCTTGCCGTCCGTATCTATTAGTAAGATCTTCCCTCAAGAGAACTATCTCTAGACCTCCAAATGCCCCAACCTACAAATCAGTAGCCATGCAAATGCTGTGATAGATTATAAAGGTCAGGGCCAAAGTACGTATTCTCATAAATGAGACGGATGTGTGGGGGTATGCGGCTTGTAGGAGCCATTAATACAGTACCAGACCCAAGGCAAAGTTACAGTGAAAGTACCGATCGCTCCGCCTATACATACCCATATTATTGTTATATCCCTACCTGCTTACTTTACTCCGTAAATCTCCCATCAATTCATCCATCTAGGCACCAATTTGTGCCGCCACTCTCTATCCTTTCTGATAAATGCCAGAACGACCGATACTCAAGACCCCGACCCCAGTATTCCAATATTTCAAGGTTGCATTACCATAAACAGAccgctttctttcccgcgAGACGTGATCATATCCACCCGCCCTTTCCCCTGATTCCTCGTATAGCGCCCCGAGTCCCTTGAGTCCTTTCTAGCCAGCAAGCCTACTTTACCACCATTCGGTGGCTGCAGCTctcctgcagaagaatcACTGAAGTGGGCAGGGAATCAGAGCATCGATCGAtaaccttctcttttctctctcgAAGGGCGAAAAAAGGATAAAGGACAGGAGGAAAGATACTGCGGTGGTGCCCGAGAAACTGAGTTTCCCGACAATATTACCGGACCTTCTGTCAAGAGCTACTATCTCGAGacatatatttttttttttggcgTACTTGACTTATTCCATCGTTCCCTTGATCTGCGTAGCTCAAACTAACGCCACTTGCGTCTActtcatcatggctggtACAAGAAACTATGATTTCCTGGTGAGAGTACCGCCATTCTCTTGGTGGGCAGCAGACTAATAGATGGCATTTAGATCAAACTTCTGTTGATTGGTGATTCCGGAGTGGGAAAATCATGTTGTTTGTTACGATTCAGCGAAGATTCATTTACTCCATCCTTCATCACGACCATTGGAATTGACTTCAAGATTCGTACAATCGAACTTGACGGAAAGCGTGTAAAGCTTCAAATATGGGATACGGCTGGACAGGAGCGCTTTAGAACGATTACAACGGCTTACTATAGAGGGGCAATGGGTATACTTCTGGTCTATGATGTCACGGATGAAAGGTCATTTCAAAGTAAGGGCTTACTCTTCTGATTCTAGGTTGGAACATTTTGGCAATGGCGCTGACCTCGTTTCCCAGACATCCGCACATGGTTCTCAAACGTCGAGCAGCATGCAAGTGAAGGCGTCCATAAGATTCTCATCGGAAATAAATgtgactgggaagagaaaagagcCGTGTCAACTGAACAGGGCCAGCAGCTAGCTGATGAGCTTGGCATACCCTTCCTTGAAGTGTCAGCaaagaacaatatcaatatcgagAAAGCCTTCTACAATCTTGCCTCGGAAATTAAGAAAGGCATGGACACATCTAAATCTGAACAGCCTGGTTCGCAAGGTGTCAGCATAGATCAGCAAGGCCCGGGACCGAATGGCAGTACAGGAGGCAAGTGTTGCTGATGGGCTTGTTAGTATATTCTCCTGCTTTAACCTTCTTGATCCACCTTACAACCCTACCCCCCTTCTTTCTTAACTCCGACAAACAGCTATTCTGCCATGGACGCGAACAAGAACAAGTTAGGGCTTTCACGCTCCAGTGGACGCTGAGATGCCTAATCTTTTTGCGGAACACCCTTCATGTATGTCCATAAATTGCGGCCGTGGGGCAGGCCGCCGTTCTGTTACAGTCGTTCGAAGTATGTTTGGTGGCGTTGTTTAATCTTGTGTTACGCTATACTTGGTATTTGTGTTACGGGAAGTGACTTGCGTGTTGCCATCAAGTATCAGCATAATACATCAAGTATTTTGATTTGGCAGAAGTTGCAAGAATGTGCGCTGATAATGAAAGCCGCCTTTGCTGCGTATAGCTTATTGTCTGATAAATagcggagaaaagagggaacAAAGTAGCCACCAGTCCTCTCTCTTCAGTTAAGATAgataatcatgatgatgtGAAGAGAATAATTATCTATAGTATACCTTACGAAGTAATTTGCCTCAAGTCCAATGCTGGCTTCGAGGGAACGTTATGCAACAATGACAAGGCCCCGCAATATAGCATAGCATCTTTATCGGAAAATGCACTCCGCTTTCACGTGTGGACTAGGTTCATGGAGATCTTCATTTCCAAGCTTTGGAAGCGGCTTCTGGTGCCAGACACGAGCGAAATGAGCAGCCTCAAAGGAAGTGAGAAAATTTATGCGCCACATTCTTATGAACTTGGCGGATGACTGACTCAGACTGCCCGTACGCTCGAGATTTAATTGGGATAATCCCAACACAGTTGTCGGTTCTATTTGAATAACGGCATCGTCTGTTTCTGGTAAAGCccatcttcgacctctcATAATACCATCtagctgaagaagcttcctGATATAATGCGAGtccaaagaaggaaaagagacgCAATCTAACTGTAGTTTCACAGGGAAGAGCTTGTTTCCAGAGGATTCTGATTGGCGCAGTCCTCTGTGAATTCCAATTGTGCGCTGCAACTTGAAATCGAACGGGAATAGCTGCGCTGCTACGGAAACATTACGTAGTGATGAACCGAGTGCAAAGTTAGAGTGCTCGCTATGTTTGACCCTACCATCCGTGGTGGATGTTTCGGCCGGCATATCCAACGTTGCCGTGGCAGTAGGAGCCACTTGCCTAAGATGGAGTTCTTGCAACTCTATGACCCTTTGTTGGTATTCAACGGCAGAGGCCGGAGAGGTAAAAATTAGGAGCCAAGAATCGGAGCGTTGGAGCGTTTGACGGTTCCGTATAGGTAGGACTGAATTCTTATTAGTAAAAGCAATTCGCGAGTTCTATCCTCGTATGTATGGGTACACCTTCTTCTAGCCCCTTCAAGCTATAGTCTTTAGATTCTAGCATCCTACGAAAGTCATAGGGAGTCAATGATTGACTCGCTCCCGAAAGTACGAGCGCTGTTCTATGGCCTCGGCGACTGCGCTCGCTTGATGTTATTTCCAGCCTTCCACGATCAATGGTAACACCACAGTCCTCTGTTCCCATTACAATGTCCGCGATGCGTGGCGTACTCGGCGGCTTTGTTCCCGAGACATCTTGAAATTTTTCTGGTTTCGTGGGGGTGAAAATATTTGTTGTAGGTACTCGTGTGCCAAGAAGGCAAGTGAATGTTAGAGACGGCTTCATTGGCTCCAAAAATTGTGACATTGGTCGGCGTGTTGCGGATGCCCATAAATGCCTTCGGGGGCTATAGAACATAACGATTCGCTTCCAACACAAGGTGGAATTTGATAAGGGTTATGTTGTTCTAAGcaggagggaaagagagcgGTAGGACCGACATTAGGTAAGGGGACGGGGCTGGTCTTGTTTGGATCGATGGATGCTGTACGAGGTGGTGGATGCTAAGATAATTTAGAGCTCGAAAGTCTATGATTAAATGGATTATCCTGGCCTCTTAAGGATCTACGTACTGTGTATAAGGAAGGGTACGGGTCAGTGCGGGGGTCTGATCTAAATCCGCATCCATATGTTagataaaaaaagagggcAAATTTAATGAGCGActcattttttattttttatttaatttttttttttacatttcccttcccctttaGATTTTGCGCCGAAAACCTTCCTCCTACTCCTCCTATTCTCATTTATTTAGTCCTCTCATTGCTTCCTCCTCAAACTTCAAATCAACATCGTTGTGTAGCAAGGACGTACTGCAATGCCTGCAGTATAGAGTGTCCAGCCATACTCGCCACTAGAATACCAGATACAGGTGTTGGCTGCAGTTTACATCTCGCAACATTGTATATAATCTGATATTTCTCTTACGGACATTGTCTGGCCAAGCCCGCACCAAATGTCGGAACCCCGCCTTTTCACAGTTCGACCGCTTTCTAAACAAGCGAGAAATGACCATAAAGATGCATTTCGCGTTTATttatcatcgtcgtcgtTGGCTGCCCTTAAGCTTCGGGCGGGGGATGCTTGTACCCTGAACTACTCTGGCGAATGTGCGAAGACTGCAATAGCTTGGAGCGCAACCGAAAACATACAAACTACGGTCGTGCAGACTTCAAGGACACTCCAGGACTGCTACGGCGTCAAGATTGGCGAGAAGGTATCTATTTCCAAAACCGATGGGCCTTTGGGAGAGATTGAATCAATCTCTTTTGTGGAATGCTCTGATATCGAACGAATGACCAGATATGGCCCCATCCCGGCATTGGAAAGACACCACTGGGCCTGGGCTTTGGAGTTCCCTCTTGCCAGATGTGATGCTCTCGCTGTTGGATTGATCTTTGACTTGGAGCTTAAGGGTCAACGAAGAAGCTTCAAAGTAGCAACTATGCGGGCCTTGAACCAAACCACCCATAGCACGTTACTGCGGTTCACTGAGAATTCCAAAACCTTGATTGGAGATGATTCagatgaagagagaggagtCCACGGCTTTGATATACAAGTACAGTCATCTGGCCTGGGTGGAATGGGCCGCCAGATTGAGAGTATAAATGAAAGCCTTGCTGATTTCAACATTGGCTCAGAGATTGTGGCAATGCCTTCTTTCTATGAGCACACCCGGGGCGTTCTTCTTTATGGACCAAAGGGGACAGGCAAAACTGcacttcttcgccaaatACAAGCTGCTGGTTGGCGGAAAGCATTCAACATTGGGTCTTCCACATTCGGCAGGAATATTGGCGAGAGCGAAGCTAAGCTACGCAATCTGTTTCAAGATGCAATTCGTTGTCAGCCGAGTGTTGTGGTCATCGATCAAGTGGACTTCATAGCTCCCAAACGGACATCGCTGGATTCTCAGTCTTTGACATCTGTCCTTTGTGAATGTTTGGACCTTGTGAGAGGTGCTATGGTTCTTGTTGTAGCTGCAACTCGACACCCCAACGAAGTCGACGATGCTTTGAGAACTCCACATCGATTGGCGACTGAGATTGAATTGCATGTTCCTACAGCCTATGACCGAGCCGAAATTCTGCGCGCTATATGCGGATATCAGTCTCCCGTACTAAGTGATAGCCTCATAGATAtgatggcggagaagactCACGGCTATGTCGGAGCTGACTTGTTTGCTTTACTTCAGCTCGTTTGTCGCAAGGCGCGCCAGAGACAGATCGAAAAAGCTGACTCGAATAGTTGGGCTTTACACCAAACTTCTAAGTTTACCAGCGGCTCAAGCGATGACTTGGCCACCAAGGAAACCGTGCCTTTAGAAGTCCAGGAGGCCGACGTATTAACGGCTCTACAGGAAACCCGTCCCACTGCGATGCGGGAAGTATTTCTGGAGACACCGAAAGTGAGATGGTCGGACATTGGTGGGCAGCATGATATCAAACGGCGTCTTCAGAAGGCAGTGGAGAGACCTTTGAAAGTGAGTGTCTACATTGATGGTTTACAACAATGGAACTGACGACTGTAGCATCCCGAACGAATGAGAAGGCTCAATGTAAACAGTAAGAAAGGCATTCTGCTGTACGGGCCGCCGGGTTGCTCTAAGACCTTGACTGTCAAAGCACTCGCTACAGAAGCGGGCCTGAACTTTATGGCCGTAAAAGGTGCTGAAATTCTAAGTATGTATGTTGGGGAGTCGGAACGGGCCCTACGGGATATTTTTCGAAAGGCACGATCTGCGAAGCCTAGTATTATCTTTTTTGATGAAATCGATGCAATTGCCTCAAAGCGCAGCAGTACGTCCCAAGGGGGTGTCAATGTGCTCACAACTTTATTGAACGAGATGGATGGAATTGAGGAGTTGAAGAGTGTTCTGGTCGTCGCCGCGACAAATAAACCAGAGGTAATTGACCCGGCTTTGATGCGCCCGGGCCGTTTGGACAATATCCTTTACATTGGACCACCGGACTTTGAGGCACGGAAAGAGATATTGAATATCTGGTGTCGTAAATCCATTGTTCATCCCGGCGTAAGTTTGGAAGAGCTGGCCTGGAAGACTGAAGGCTACTCAGGAGCGGAAATTGTGAGCATTTGCGAGACTGCCGGAGATGCCGCAttggacgaggaagaggagactGGTCAAGCACAAGACATTCGGTGGGAACACTTCGAACTCGCACTTAAGCAAGTCAAGAGGCAGATCACAGACAACGTTATCCAGCAGTACGAGCAGTGGGGGAATTCAGTTGATATTTAGATTATGGTTACCTCATTACACCATGATTTGGCCAGATTCATGGGCAATGTTGAGTGCGTGAAAGcaataaaaaaaggaaagaaagaaagaagacgcAACTGCTGTATCACTATTAGCCGATACTAAAGTCATTAAAACGGGGGTGAGAATTTGTAAATTGAATGTTTTTCTGGGGTATTGATGGACAAACATCCGTCGATTTCATCGAAGGACAGAAGTCTGGCCCCAACTTCCATATTCTCACCAAACTTGATGCCTATGTAAAGTGGGGAATAAGTCCCGGGCCAATTAGAGCTTAATTGTTAGTCTAGCCAGGAGCAGCTAGTTTTAGACATCACATCTATCCATTAGGTTCCTGTAATAATTACTTAAACATCGACACACCTTGAACTCTTGTACTACATATTTACTACCCCTCAACCTTTAACCCTGAAGCAAACGGGGTGATTAACACATTTTTGTGAAGCTACATCTATGTCTGCAACGGCTCGAGGTCGCTCGCCAAACCGCTCACCACTTGACCCAGGTCCCGAGCAAGCTTCAACCCCAATGAGGCGCACGATGTCACCTCGTTCAGAGTCCAGACCCGGGAGCGAGCGAAGCCCATCCTCCGATCATGTTCGTCGCAACGGTTACCGCTCCAGAAGCCGGTCTCGCTCCGCTTCGCGATCGAGAATGCTGTcgcgaagccgaagccgaagctgGAGTAGTCGGAGTCGCAGCCGCAGTCGAGGCTCCCGACGGTGTAGGGACAGAAGTTACAGTGAAACTCCTAGCCCTTCAGATAACctgccaagaagctcaaaaGTCTGTGCTATTGCTCACTGTTGCCCCATCTGCGCCCTCTACATCTGAAGCTTACATATCATAGATTGTTGTTGAAAAACTGACAAAGAATGTAACGGAGTCACACCTTCGAGAAATATTCGGGAGTTTCGGGGGTATAGAGAGCCTGGATCTTCCCATGAACAAAGCTTGTATGTATGGGCAGATATCCTTATCACTCTATCAGCCGCCTAACGCACTCTTTCAAGTTATGACAAACCGAGGCACAGCATATATACTTTTTAACGATCCCGCGGATGCAGAAGCGGCTATTGCACACATGCACGAGGCCCAACTCGATGGGGCTGTGCTTAATGTTTCTATTGTTCTTCCCCGAAGAGCATTTTcccaatcaccaccacctcaGAGCGGCAGGGTAAGTTTCGGCCGTCAAAGGCACAGCCGTGGGCAGCCATCAGACTCTCGTTATTCTCGCCCTTCTCCCTATCCTCCCAGATCGCCTCCCCACCAGAGGAGGTTTGGTCGCACTAGGCCCATGGAGAGACATGACCTTTATCGCCCACGGACTTTATCTCGATCACGATCGCCACGTCGCTCTCGATCGTCGGAGCTCAGGTCAACGTCCcctccgaggaggaggggacAGCTGCGCTCTAGTAGCCCGCGACGTGGTAGGCGCCGTAGTCCTAGTTACAGCAGTTATGACTACAGCAGCCACAGTGACAGAAGTAGAAGTCCCAGCAGGAGCAGAGGCCCTGGTCGATATGGTCCGCAAAGGCGGTGAATAGCATGGAGCAAACAACGACGTTTCCACTCATTGGATTCTCCACGGGTTCTAGGGGGTTGAGCAAGTATTGCCAACATTGTATTCATGTAATATTAGAAAGAGTCAGTCGGTTTAAGGGCTTTGTGCAGGGCATCGTTAGAGAAATTGCCTGCTTTACCAATGTGGTTTTACTCCTTACACACTAAAATAGCACTATACGAAGAGGTAGGTAGGAAATCGGAAATGCGGTATGCTTGTTAGGCTCAGTAGCTCTAGAAGAATGCGCACCAACCAATGTACATCGCGGCGAGGTTCTTTTCATCGGTTGCTTGCACTATCAACTCGTCTACATGGCCATCTACTGACAAGGGAACAGATTCCCCAGGTAGAAGACCACGGAGTTTGTTGCGAACATTTTCGAGGACACCTGCAGGCGTCTCTGGAACACTAACATGGGTGCGTCGCTTCATTAACAGATTAGCATAGCGGAGGCACTTGCAGAATAACTGTGCttactttcttcccaatgaAGTCTGTCGTTGGATCATGCAGAAATGTTTCAAGTACAGTCATCAGCGCATCCTCATTTTGCCGGAGCAAACCTAGGGTTATTTCGCACGTCTTCCGGAACGGTCCTGCTTACAGTGTTAAccatgatgatatctgtTAGCCATGGACTCGGTCTACACATACCGTCATACCCATAAGCTCCAAATGCGTCCACCATATTTTGAGTGAGACGAAACGGAACAAGTTCAGGTTTATCGAACGTCAAGCCCTATATGAATCCTCTCTTAACGCGGGGCGGAAAGAATTAAGGAATTCAAGTTCTCACCTTGTCAAAGAGGCAATTGAAATCAACATGTAAAATACCTCCAGTGCCCTCCTCAAATAGGATATTTTCGCCATGTCGATCTCCAAGCCTTCGATGAATAGAAGTTAGAGGAGAACATATACATAACGGTTACGGAGTACAGGCATACCCTAGAACGTATCCAACCATTGACATGACTGCACAAGACCGAGTATAGCGAAGCCTTGCTGCAAACCATGTTCCAGACTCTGGAAACATCTCGATAAACCACTCATGTAGGACTGGGGGAAACCTATGCTTGCATTAGCCTTACTACTTGCAATTGCAGGTCATACTGGGGACTTACTTTGGTAGAATTTTGGTGGTAAACAGAGGTAATTTCGAGATCTCAGAACATGCTTCTTCGAGATAATGTCCGATTTCTGTGTACTGTGGAAAAGTAAGCTATTTAACCAGGTAGAGATGGTAAGGGGCTTCATGATATCTCCTACATTTGGCGCGATGCCCCGTTCTCTCAGCAGCTTGATAACAATATCCCTCAATGTTCGGAGATTATCAACCcattcaatcaatccacATTCTTCATTCAAAGGTGTAACGGCGTATGTTTTGATATCTTTTTTCCAATCAGCTTCACGGCGCCTTCACAGCTGAGGTGGCCACTTACACATGCGTCGTTTACTTGATTCAACATCCCTTTTAAGGAACCTATTGATCATGTTGTTGAACTCCATGAGGCGCTGGTCTTTGCGGAGATCATCTTTGGGCTTGCAGAGGATATTGTAAATCTTTCCATCCGACCCTCGAACGCCAATCTTCCGTGGTTTCTGGAGCGAGTTCAGGACTTGCGCATCGTCAAGAACAGCTAAATAAAGTTAGACATGCACGTCGCACATATGTAccagggaaacaaaaaaacatGACAATATACCTTCAATAGTGGTTGGGTCTCTAGGGAAAGCCCTAAATCCCT from Aspergillus oryzae RIB40 DNA, chromosome 7 includes the following:
- the srgA gene encoding Rab family GTPase srgA (GTP-binding protein SEC4, small G protein superfamily, and related Ras family GTP-binding proteins), with protein sequence MAGTRNYDFLIKLLLIGDSGVGKSCCLLRFSEDSFTPSFITTIGIDFKIRTIELDGKRVKLQIWDTAGQERFRTITTAYYRGAMGILLVYDVTDERSFQNIRTWFSNVEQHASEGVHKILIGNKCDWEEKRAVSTEQGQQLADELGIPFLEVSAKNNINIEKAFYNLASEIKKGMDTSKSEQPGSQGVSIDQQGPGPNGSTGGKCC
- a CDS encoding putative AAA family ATPase (AAA+-type ATPase), with protein sequence MSEPRLFTVRPLSKQARNDHKDAFRVYLSSSSLAALKLRAGDACTLNYSGECAKTAIAWSATENIQTTVVQTSRTLQDCYGVKIGEKVSISKTDGPLGEIESISFVECSDIERMTRYGPIPALERHHWAWALEFPLARCDALAVGLIFDLELKGQRRSFKVATMRALNQTTHSTLLRFTENSKTLIGDDSDEERGVHGFDIQVQSSGLGGMGRQIESINESLADFNIGSEIVAMPSFYEHTRGVLLYGPKGTGKTALLRQIQAAGWRKAFNIGSSTFGRNIGESEAKLRNLFQDAIRCQPSVVVIDQVDFIAPKRTSLDSQSLTSVLCECLDLVRGAMVLVVAATRHPNEVDDALRTPHRLATEIELHVPTAYDRAEILRAICGYQSPVLSDSLIDMMAEKTHGYVGADLFALLQLVCRKARQRQIEKADSNSWALHQTSKFTSGSSDDLATKETVPLEVQEADVLTALQETRPTAMREVFLETPKVRWSDIGGQHDIKRRLQKAVERPLKHPERMRRLNVNSKKGILLYGPPGCSKTLTVKALATEAGLNFMAVKGAEILSMYVGESERALRDIFRKARSAKPSIIFFDEIDAIASKRSSTSQGGVNVLTTLLNEMDGIEELKSVLVVAATNKPEVIDPALMRPGRLDNILYIGPPDFEARKEILNIWCRKSIVHPGVSLEELAWKTEGYSGAEIVSICETAGDAALDEEEETGQAQDIRWEHFELALKQVKRQITDNVIQQYEQWGNSVDI
- a CDS encoding uncharacterized protein (predicted protein); translated protein: MSATARGRSPNRSPLDPGPEQASTPMRRTMSPRSESRPGSERSPSSDHVRRNGYRSRSRSRSASRSRMLSRSRSRSWSSRSRSRSRGSRRCRDRSYSETPSPSDNLPRSSKIVVEKLTKNVTESHLREIFGSFGGIESLDLPMNKACMYGQISLSLYQPPNALFQVMTNRGTAYILFNDPADAEAAIAHMHEAQLDGAVLNVSIVLPRRAFSQSPPPQSGRVSFGRQRHSRGQPSDSRYSRPSPYPPRSPPHQRRFGRTRPMERHDLYRPRTLSRSRSPRRSRSSELRSTSPPRRRGQLRSSSPRRGRRRSPSYSSYDYSSHSDRSRSPSRSRGPGRYGPQRR